A genomic stretch from Shewanella sediminis HAW-EB3 includes:
- a CDS encoding SurA N-terminal domain-containing protein, whose product MLEKIREGSQGVIAKSILVLVILSFAFTGVSSYLGSSTEAAAATVNGEEISESALEQAYQNERARLEQQLGEMFAALSADERYLSSVKQSVLERLVAEKLLDQTATDLGLRVSDAQIKNAIMTEPAFQTDGVFDNDRYQAILRQLGYQANSFRDMMRTDMTRRQLVASLVGSEFVLPGEANYLADIQGQTRDIRYHWVDAAPFIAEAVVTDEQAKSYYDANLAQFMSPETLSLEYIELNAKDMAAGVTVSDEEAKTYYDENKQQYLKAEKRLAAHILVSLGDDDSTAKAKANAIYAKLQAGEEFSELAKAESEDTFSGEQGGQLDWFEPGVMEPAFDEVLYSLSKGEYSAVVKTSFGYHIIKLLDVQPAAEAAFEDVKSKILAQLKEKQAVDQYFGLQQTLADVTYEVPDTLSEAATELGIEVKSTPVFSRNNAPAPFDNPEVLKAAFSTNVLLDRMNSDVIEIEANHAMVVRIKSHTAAGTVDFAKVKSAIVERLQQEQANEVARAKAQELMTSFSSDSAGIDFITKTKLGRFDQEIDGAIVGKAFQMAQPAASAVVDTVALASGYAVVVLDKVNAAEAIDDNMLSSLKQRLSSQYSEGDYRALIATLKANGEVLYSSAQ is encoded by the coding sequence ATGTTAGAAAAGATTCGCGAAGGCTCACAGGGCGTGATTGCAAAAAGCATTCTGGTTCTAGTAATACTTTCCTTTGCATTTACTGGCGTGAGTAGTTACCTAGGATCATCTACAGAGGCAGCCGCTGCCACCGTTAATGGTGAAGAGATCAGTGAATCAGCCTTAGAACAAGCCTATCAAAATGAGCGCGCTCGTTTAGAGCAACAGCTAGGCGAGATGTTTGCAGCGTTATCGGCTGATGAACGTTATCTATCGAGTGTAAAGCAAAGCGTTTTAGAGCGCCTTGTTGCAGAGAAATTATTAGATCAGACCGCTACAGACTTAGGTCTGCGAGTATCTGATGCACAGATCAAAAATGCCATCATGACAGAGCCTGCATTTCAAACTGATGGTGTGTTCGATAATGATAGATATCAGGCTATCCTTCGACAGCTTGGCTACCAAGCGAACTCGTTCAGAGATATGATGCGCACCGATATGACTCGTCGTCAGCTGGTCGCTTCGTTAGTGGGCTCTGAATTTGTACTTCCAGGTGAAGCAAACTATCTTGCCGATATTCAAGGTCAGACTCGTGATATTCGCTACCATTGGGTTGATGCGGCGCCTTTCATCGCCGAAGCTGTTGTTACAGATGAACAGGCAAAATCATATTACGATGCAAATTTAGCCCAGTTTATGAGTCCTGAAACATTGAGCCTTGAATATATTGAACTCAATGCAAAGGATATGGCTGCCGGAGTAACCGTTTCTGATGAAGAAGCTAAGACTTATTATGATGAGAATAAGCAGCAGTACCTAAAAGCTGAAAAGCGTTTAGCTGCGCATATTCTCGTTAGCCTTGGTGACGATGACTCTACAGCTAAGGCAAAGGCCAATGCAATCTACGCTAAATTACAAGCGGGTGAAGAGTTCTCTGAATTAGCTAAAGCTGAATCTGAAGATACTTTCAGTGGTGAGCAAGGCGGTCAGTTAGACTGGTTTGAGCCTGGCGTCATGGAGCCAGCATTTGACGAAGTGCTTTATTCACTGTCTAAAGGTGAATATTCAGCTGTCGTTAAAACCAGCTTTGGCTACCACATCATCAAGCTACTCGATGTTCAGCCTGCTGCTGAAGCGGCATTTGAAGATGTGAAGAGTAAGATCCTTGCCCAGCTGAAAGAGAAGCAAGCAGTCGATCAGTATTTTGGTCTGCAGCAGACTCTTGCCGATGTGACTTATGAAGTTCCTGATACGTTAAGCGAAGCGGCGACAGAGTTAGGTATTGAAGTTAAATCTACGCCTGTATTTTCTAGAAACAACGCACCTGCGCCATTTGATAACCCTGAGGTATTGAAGGCTGCATTCTCGACTAACGTGTTGCTCGATCGCATGAACAGTGATGTTATTGAGATTGAAGCTAACCACGCGATGGTTGTTCGCATCAAGTCTCATACCGCAGCCGGTACCGTTGATTTTGCTAAGGTTAAGTCTGCCATTGTTGAGCGTCTGCAACAGGAGCAAGCTAATGAGGTCGCACGGGCTAAGGCTCAAGAGTTAATGACATCATTCAGTTCAGACTCTGCAGGCATTGATTTTATCACCAAGACTAAACTGGGTCGTTTCGACCAGGAGATCGATGGTGCTATCGTCGGTAAGGCTTTCCAGATGGCTCAGCCAGCTGCTAGTGCAGTGGTTGATACCGTTGCACTTGCTTCTGGTTATGCGGTAGTCGTGCTCGATAAGGTTAATGCAGCAGAAGCTATCGATGACAATATGTTGAGCTCTTTGAAGCAAAGATTAAGCTCGCAGTATAGCGAAGGTGACTACAGAGCACTTATCGCAACACTGAAAGCGAACGGTGAAGTGCTTTACTCGTCGGCACAATAA
- the pspF gene encoding phage shock protein operon transcriptional activator, with translation MPNQFQQDNLIGQSNALLEVLEHVSQVAPLSKPVLIIGERGTGKELIAERLHYLSTRWDQSFIKLNCSSLSENLLESELFGHDAGAFTGASKKHEGRFERAHGGTLFLDELANTSGLIQEKLLRVIEYGEFERVGGSKTVQTDVRLVCAANEDLPSLADAGEFRADLLDRLAFDVITLPPLRHRTEDIMPLAEYFAVGMARQLKMELFEGFSPRAIQQLMEYSWPGNIREIKNVVERSVYRNAETQAPIANIILDPFASPYRPTQRVKTLERQQSMPSVEPAPVQNANPDSQNPSSEVINFPIDFKDHCEGLEVNLLKQALEAGQFNQKKTAELLGLSYHQLRGILKKYNLLDKT, from the coding sequence GTGCCAAATCAATTTCAGCAAGATAATCTCATCGGACAATCTAATGCACTGTTAGAAGTATTGGAGCACGTGTCTCAAGTTGCGCCTCTTTCCAAGCCGGTATTGATCATCGGCGAACGAGGCACGGGTAAAGAGTTAATAGCTGAACGCTTACACTATCTGTCTACGCGATGGGATCAAAGTTTTATTAAGCTTAACTGCTCCTCTCTTAGTGAGAATTTACTCGAAAGTGAATTGTTTGGCCACGATGCAGGGGCCTTTACCGGTGCGAGTAAGAAACATGAAGGACGGTTCGAAAGAGCTCACGGTGGTACACTTTTCCTCGATGAGCTGGCGAATACTTCAGGGTTGATTCAGGAGAAGCTACTCAGAGTCATCGAATATGGTGAGTTTGAGCGCGTCGGGGGCAGCAAAACAGTCCAAACCGATGTGAGACTCGTCTGTGCAGCCAATGAAGATCTCCCCTCATTAGCGGATGCAGGAGAGTTTCGTGCCGATCTGCTCGATAGGCTGGCCTTCGATGTGATCACCTTGCCACCTCTACGCCATAGAACAGAAGATATCATGCCTCTGGCCGAATATTTTGCGGTCGGTATGGCAAGGCAACTGAAAATGGAACTATTTGAAGGTTTTAGTCCAAGGGCGATACAGCAACTCATGGAATATTCATGGCCGGGGAATATTCGTGAAATAAAGAATGTGGTCGAACGCAGCGTTTATCGTAATGCGGAAACGCAGGCACCGATAGCCAATATTATTCTGGATCCTTTTGCATCTCCTTATCGACCGACACAAAGAGTGAAGACCCTGGAGCGCCAGCAATCGATGCCATCGGTAGAACCTGCGCCTGTACAGAACGCCAATCCAGATAGTCAAAATCCTTCCTCGGAAGTCATTAATTTTCCGATTGATTTCAAAGATCATTGTGAAGGTCTTGAAGTTAATCTACTAAAACAAGCATTAGAAGCGGGTCAATTTAATCAAAAGAAAACCGCCGAACTCTTAGGCCTAAGTTACCATCAACTGCGCGGGATCCTAAAAAAATACAACCTTCTCGATAAAACTTAA
- a CDS encoding peptide ABC transporter ATP-binding protein — MPLLDIRNLTIELDTPHGRVKALERVSLTINPAEIHGLVGESGSGRSLLARAILGIPGHNWRIQADRMMWDGHNLLEMSPKQRRNLMGSEIAMIFQDPSSSLDPVIVVGDQLIEAMPENRKLHFWLRAKDKKRTAEKWLHKVGIKDTQKVMSSYAWELSEGECQKVMIAIAVANQPRLLIADEPTNSMEAKTQAQIFRLLTKLNQLHNVSILLISHELETLSIWCNQLSVMYCGQIMESGPTSEIINQPFHPYTKALLNNIPDYSGLVQHKSMMKTLPGSAPALQHLPIGCRLGPRCPEAQKKCVNQPKLCHKKNRYFACHFPYHEEPCNDDATTTS, encoded by the coding sequence ATGCCATTACTTGATATTCGAAACCTTACAATCGAACTTGACACGCCCCACGGACGAGTCAAAGCACTCGAAAGAGTCAGCCTAACGATTAATCCTGCCGAGATACACGGTCTCGTCGGTGAATCCGGCTCGGGTCGCAGCCTGCTTGCAAGAGCGATTTTAGGGATCCCCGGTCATAACTGGCGCATACAGGCCGATCGTATGATGTGGGATGGTCACAACCTGTTAGAGATGAGTCCAAAACAACGACGGAACTTAATGGGCAGTGAAATAGCCATGATATTTCAAGATCCCTCCAGTAGCTTAGACCCTGTTATTGTGGTTGGGGATCAGCTTATTGAAGCCATGCCCGAAAATAGGAAGCTTCATTTTTGGCTGCGAGCGAAAGACAAGAAGCGTACGGCAGAAAAATGGCTACATAAGGTTGGCATCAAGGACACGCAGAAAGTCATGTCCAGCTATGCGTGGGAGCTCTCTGAGGGCGAATGTCAGAAAGTCATGATTGCGATTGCGGTTGCAAACCAGCCACGCCTTCTGATCGCCGATGAACCCACAAATTCCATGGAAGCTAAAACTCAAGCCCAGATATTCAGGCTGTTGACCAAATTAAATCAATTACACAATGTTTCGATATTACTTATCAGCCATGAACTGGAAACCTTATCAATTTGGTGTAACCAACTTTCCGTCATGTATTGTGGCCAGATAATGGAGTCAGGTCCTACATCTGAAATTATCAATCAGCCATTTCATCCCTATACTAAAGCCCTACTGAACAATATTCCTGACTACTCGGGTCTGGTACAACACAAGTCGATGATGAAAACCTTGCCAGGTTCGGCTCCTGCATTGCAACACCTCCCCATTGGCTGTCGCTTAGGTCCACGCTGCCCCGAAGCGCAGAAAAAATGCGTTAATCAACCCAAACTGTGCCATAAGAAGAACCGCTATTTTGCGTGCCATTTCCCATACCATGAAGAGCCATGTAATGACGACGCCACTACTACAAGTTAA
- a CDS encoding ABC transporter substrate-binding protein — MRVLIKRLSAYSTAACIFCLLTGCGPQYVPPGLVYCSEGNPESFNPQLVTSGTTIDATSQQIYNGLVDYNATSGQIIPSLATQWQISEDELTYTFQLRKGVKFHDSVRFTPSRAFNADDVLFSFNRIIDTSHPYHAVSKTGYPFFQSIGFDKLINKIEKISDYEVAFHLNNKDASFLSNLAAGFAIILSEEYGQLLIKQSSEETIDRLPIGTGPFKFVQYVKNEYIRYHRNEKYWRSLPQAELLVFDITPKSTSRLAKLITGDCTVSALPKAGELPVVLEHEELKIDSQPGFNVAFWAFNTQKPPFDDVRVRRALAHAVDRDNILRAVYQKTAVAATGMLPPMSWAYSENKSIIEFNPQKAKQLLEQAGVENLTVDIWAMPVARIYNPNAHKTAELIQADLANIGVKVNIISYDWSVFNQKLSQRSYDSVLIGWNADNSDPDNFFTPILSCSSVASNSNRSRWCSPEFDSILAKARATTSRAERKILYQQAEAMFADKLPMLPFAHATRLAFKHKDVKQSRLTPFGGISFSGNDNDDISDVNIEVKH; from the coding sequence ATGAGAGTGCTGATAAAGCGTCTATCTGCCTACTCCACAGCTGCATGCATCTTCTGCTTGCTTACCGGCTGTGGGCCGCAGTATGTTCCTCCGGGATTGGTTTATTGCTCCGAGGGTAACCCCGAGTCTTTCAACCCTCAACTTGTAACCTCTGGTACTACTATCGATGCTACCTCCCAGCAGATTTACAATGGTTTGGTCGACTATAATGCCACTTCCGGGCAGATCATTCCCTCTCTGGCAACACAGTGGCAGATAAGTGAAGATGAACTCACCTACACCTTTCAATTGAGAAAAGGGGTTAAGTTTCATGACTCGGTTCGGTTCACTCCTTCAAGAGCCTTTAATGCCGATGATGTGCTGTTCTCATTCAACAGAATTATCGATACCAGCCACCCGTATCATGCCGTCTCCAAAACCGGTTATCCATTTTTTCAAAGTATTGGTTTCGATAAACTGATAAACAAGATTGAAAAAATATCAGACTATGAAGTCGCCTTTCACCTTAATAATAAAGACGCGTCTTTTCTTTCAAACTTAGCGGCCGGCTTTGCCATTATTTTATCTGAAGAGTATGGCCAACTCCTCATTAAACAATCCAGTGAAGAGACCATAGACAGACTTCCAATAGGCACGGGGCCGTTTAAATTTGTCCAATATGTGAAAAATGAATATATTCGCTATCACAGGAATGAAAAGTATTGGCGTTCACTTCCGCAAGCTGAACTCCTTGTCTTCGATATCACACCCAAGAGCACATCCCGTCTGGCAAAATTGATCACCGGAGACTGCACGGTTTCCGCACTTCCCAAGGCCGGAGAGTTGCCGGTTGTACTTGAACATGAAGAGTTGAAAATTGACTCACAGCCCGGGTTTAATGTGGCTTTCTGGGCTTTTAATACTCAAAAGCCTCCATTCGATGATGTCAGAGTGAGAAGAGCTTTAGCGCACGCCGTAGACAGAGACAATATTCTCAGAGCCGTTTATCAAAAGACCGCCGTTGCTGCGACAGGCATGTTGCCTCCGATGTCTTGGGCATATTCAGAGAATAAGAGCATTATCGAATTCAATCCACAAAAAGCTAAACAGCTTTTAGAGCAAGCCGGTGTCGAAAACTTAACTGTCGATATTTGGGCCATGCCCGTTGCCCGGATCTACAATCCTAATGCCCATAAGACAGCCGAGCTTATCCAGGCTGATCTGGCTAATATCGGGGTAAAAGTGAATATCATCAGTTATGACTGGAGCGTGTTCAATCAGAAGTTAAGCCAGCGAAGTTATGACTCGGTTTTAATTGGTTGGAATGCCGATAATAGCGATCCAGATAACTTTTTCACTCCTATTCTCAGCTGTTCGTCTGTCGCCTCTAACAGTAACCGTTCACGTTGGTGCAGCCCTGAATTCGATAGTATTCTTGCCAAGGCAAGAGCAACGACCTCTCGGGCTGAACGAAAAATTCTCTATCAACAAGCGGAAGCAATGTTTGCAGATAAACTGCCTATGCTACCGTTCGCTCATGCCACCCGACTCGCATTTAAACACAAAGATGTTAAACAAAGCCGATTGACTCCTTTCGGAGGAATATCATTTAGTGGTAATGATAACGATGATATCAGCGATGTTAATATTGAGGTTAAGCACTAA
- a CDS encoding ABC transporter permease: MARYLLRRLNLFLATSFVLFIVLFIVTSHFPVEKSFALTGLHSPNAQQIEQIEKNYSLNDGQFSQFFSYLQQRLSGDLGISATSQRPVIEELASVLPASFELAAVSAMLALTLGIPLGVLASLSRHKITQHTIMAITLTGYSIPVFWLGLTLSLWFGVQLGWLPISGQLNLLYEIEPVTGFVLIDTLLSDSPYSTSAFIDALLHIILPAITLAVLPFTVVVRITRAAIITIMDQTYIKAAEARGLHTSRVVLRHALPNALIPVLKNLGLMLGPFASYAMVVEVIFAWPGVGAWLVSGIYQRDYTVIQGGVLAVALIIIFISIMIEVLYTAINPLSRKELYASN; the protein is encoded by the coding sequence ATGGCACGATACCTTCTTCGCAGGCTGAACCTTTTTCTTGCAACCTCTTTTGTACTGTTTATCGTGCTGTTCATTGTAACCAGCCACTTTCCGGTTGAAAAAAGTTTTGCGCTAACCGGATTACACTCACCCAATGCACAGCAAATAGAACAGATAGAGAAGAATTACAGCCTAAATGATGGACAATTCAGTCAATTTTTCTCCTATCTGCAGCAAAGATTAAGTGGGGATTTAGGTATCTCAGCCACCTCTCAACGACCCGTTATCGAAGAACTGGCATCGGTACTTCCGGCATCATTTGAACTGGCGGCCGTTTCAGCCATGCTGGCATTAACATTGGGGATCCCGCTCGGGGTGCTTGCCTCCTTGAGCAGACATAAAATTACACAACACACGATTATGGCAATAACCTTAACCGGATACTCAATTCCGGTATTTTGGTTGGGCCTGACTCTCTCTCTGTGGTTTGGCGTTCAGCTCGGCTGGCTGCCGATTTCAGGCCAGTTAAACCTGCTCTATGAGATAGAACCAGTCACCGGATTTGTATTGATAGACACCCTGTTATCAGATTCGCCGTACAGTACCTCGGCATTTATAGATGCCTTACTGCATATCATCCTACCGGCTATCACGCTGGCAGTTTTGCCCTTCACTGTTGTGGTCAGAATTACCCGAGCGGCAATCATCACGATTATGGATCAAACCTATATTAAGGCTGCAGAGGCCCGAGGGCTTCATACCTCACGGGTAGTATTACGTCATGCATTACCTAATGCCCTAATTCCGGTCTTAAAAAATCTGGGATTAATGTTAGGCCCATTCGCCAGTTACGCCATGGTAGTAGAGGTTATTTTCGCCTGGCCCGGTGTCGGTGCCTGGCTCGTATCGGGAATATATCAACGCGATTACACCGTTATTCAGGGTGGGGTCTTGGCTGTCGCATTGATCATCATCTTTATCAGTATCATGATTGAAGTACTTTATACGGCCATCAACCCTCTCAGCAGGAAAGAACTTTATGCCTCAAATTAA
- a CDS encoding ABC transporter permease subunit: MPQIKIYQEDEIPSPMKKIWHSFSDNPFAFAGLWAVIGILLLSIFGPLIAPYAPEQQDPHALLLAPSWDPAGTVEHFLGTDDLGRDIFSRLLHGAHLTFGMALGIVVTALTLGFVIGAVAGMMKGLKSSILSHLLDALLSIPSLLMAILVVAVMGPGLNNVFWAVGLALTPQFVRSIHQAIHEELQKEYVTAAKLDGANPFQVFWYVIMPNVWDTVIIQTTLGISAAILDIAALGFLNLGAQAPSPEWGAMVSQGMDNLLTAPWTVTIPGIAILCSVLAINLVGDGLRSALSPINN, encoded by the coding sequence ATGCCTCAAATTAAGATCTATCAGGAAGATGAGATCCCATCTCCCATGAAAAAGATCTGGCACTCTTTTTCTGATAACCCATTTGCATTTGCTGGCTTATGGGCTGTTATTGGTATCTTGTTACTCTCAATATTTGGCCCTCTCATTGCCCCCTATGCGCCAGAGCAACAAGATCCTCACGCATTGCTGCTTGCGCCCTCTTGGGACCCGGCTGGTACCGTTGAGCACTTTCTTGGAACCGATGATCTGGGCAGAGATATCTTTAGCCGCTTACTACATGGGGCACATCTGACATTCGGAATGGCATTGGGCATAGTCGTAACCGCATTGACTTTAGGCTTCGTTATCGGTGCGGTAGCAGGAATGATGAAAGGGTTGAAGTCGAGCATTTTAAGCCATCTGCTCGATGCACTTCTGTCAATTCCGTCACTTCTGATGGCGATTCTCGTTGTCGCGGTAATGGGCCCGGGGCTTAATAATGTATTTTGGGCCGTCGGACTCGCTCTCACCCCACAGTTTGTTCGCTCAATACACCAAGCCATTCATGAAGAGTTACAGAAAGAGTATGTGACAGCGGCGAAACTCGATGGTGCGAATCCGTTTCAGGTATTTTGGTATGTTATTATGCCTAATGTTTGGGATACTGTGATTATTCAAACCACCTTAGGCATATCTGCGGCTATTCTGGATATTGCGGCTTTAGGCTTTTTGAATCTAGGTGCACAGGCCCCGAGTCCGGAATGGGGTGCGATGGTTTCACAAGGTATGGATAATTTATTAACTGCACCTTGGACGGTCACCATTCCCGGCATTGCCATTTTATGCAGTGTACTTGCAATTAACTTAGTCGGTGACGGCTTGCGATCGGCGCTATCGCCTATCAATAACTAG
- a CDS encoding TOBE domain-containing protein produces MKISARNSLNGKIKSIQEGSVNNEVVIELAPGVEITSVVTKASCEHLGLKVGGSAYAVIKASNVMVAVD; encoded by the coding sequence ATGAAAATCAGTGCGCGTAATTCACTTAACGGTAAGATTAAGTCTATCCAAGAAGGCTCAGTAAATAATGAGGTTGTTATCGAACTGGCTCCTGGTGTGGAGATCACTTCAGTGGTAACTAAGGCATCATGTGAGCACTTAGGGCTTAAGGTTGGCGGCAGTGCATACGCGGTAATTAAGGCGAGTAATGTTATGGTTGCCGTAGATTAA
- a CDS encoding HU family DNA-binding protein, translating to MQACYKKPPQTAPEKDSVAAQKNHIQGDDMNKSELIEKIASGADISKAAAGRALDSFIGAVTDGLKEGDKISLVGFGTFEVRQRAERTGRNPQTGKEIKIAAANIPAFKAGKALKDAVN from the coding sequence ATTCAAGCTTGTTATAAAAAGCCTCCGCAGACCGCTCCAGAGAAGGATTCGGTTGCGGCGCAAAAAAATCACATTCAAGGGGATGACATGAACAAATCTGAACTAATCGAGAAAATCGCTTCTGGTGCTGACATTTCTAAAGCCGCTGCTGGCCGTGCATTAGATTCTTTCATTGGAGCTGTAACTGACGGCTTAAAAGAAGGCGATAAGATTTCTCTTGTTGGTTTTGGTACTTTCGAAGTGCGTCAACGCGCTGAGCGTACTGGTCGCAACCCACAGACGGGTAAAGAGATCAAAATCGCAGCAGCTAATATTCCTGCATTCAAAGCAGGTAAAGCTCTGAAAGACGCTGTAAACTAA
- a CDS encoding peptide ABC transporter ATP-binding protein: protein MTTPLLQVNNLSKRFFTGYKRFRRTYTQALDPVSFELNTGETLAIVGEAGSGKSTLARILVGAETRSGGEIYFEGDALETRNLKQRCKLIRMIFQDPNTSLNPRLTIGDLLDEPLKFNTSLNEKERKEQVVDKLRKVGLLPEHAEFYPHMISEGMKQRVAVARALMLNPKIIIADEALTALDLSVRSQILNLLLKLQKEMGLSYIFVSHNLNIIRHFSDKIMVLHNGQMVEKATTENLFNSPQHEYTQRLIQEQALLNPKR from the coding sequence ATGACGACGCCACTACTACAAGTTAATAATCTCAGTAAGCGCTTTTTTACCGGTTACAAGAGATTTAGACGTACTTATACCCAAGCACTGGACCCTGTTTCATTTGAGCTAAACACAGGCGAGACCTTGGCTATTGTCGGTGAGGCGGGTTCAGGCAAGAGTACACTTGCACGAATTCTTGTTGGCGCAGAGACTCGCAGTGGCGGAGAGATCTATTTCGAAGGCGATGCACTAGAGACCCGAAACCTGAAGCAACGTTGTAAATTAATCAGAATGATTTTTCAAGATCCTAACACTTCACTCAACCCGAGATTAACTATCGGCGATCTTTTAGATGAACCTCTCAAGTTCAATACAAGTCTCAATGAAAAAGAGAGAAAAGAGCAAGTGGTCGACAAACTGAGAAAAGTCGGCCTGCTGCCGGAACATGCTGAATTTTATCCTCATATGATATCTGAAGGAATGAAGCAGCGGGTAGCCGTTGCCCGCGCCTTAATGCTAAATCCAAAAATCATCATTGCCGATGAGGCGTTAACGGCACTGGACTTATCGGTACGTTCGCAGATCCTCAACTTGCTGCTTAAACTACAGAAAGAGATGGGACTCTCCTATATTTTTGTCTCACACAACCTCAATATCATTCGCCACTTTAGTGATAAGATTATGGTCTTGCATAATGGACAAATGGTGGAAAAGGCCACAACAGAAAATTTATTTAACTCTCCTCAACATGAGTATACCCAAAGGTTAATTCAAGAGCAGGCATTGTTAAATCCCAAACGCTAA
- the fabV gene encoding enoyl-ACP reductase FabV, whose translation MIIKPKTRGFICTTTHPVGCEANVLEQINTTKAKGVLTNGPKKVLVIGSSSGYGLSSRIAAAFGSGAATLGVFFEKPGTERKPGTAGWYNSAAFDKFAKAEGLYSKSINGDAFSHEAKQKAIDIIKADLGQIDMVVYSLASPVRKLPDSGELIRSSLKPIGETYTATAVDTNKDLIIATSVEPATEQEIQDTVTVMGGEDWELWLAALSDAGVLADGCKTVAYSYIGTELTWPIYWNGALGKAKMDLDRAAKALDEKLSTKGGSANVAVLKSVVTQASSAIPVMPLYIAMVFKKMREEGLHEGCMEQINRMFAERLYREDGQAPQVDDTNRLRLDDWELREEIQQHCRDLWPSVTTENLSELTDYREYKEEFLKLFGFGVENVNYEADVNPEVNFDVEQF comes from the coding sequence ATGATAATCAAACCTAAAACACGTGGCTTTATCTGTACCACCACTCACCCTGTTGGTTGTGAAGCTAATGTACTCGAGCAGATCAATACCACTAAAGCTAAAGGTGTACTCACTAATGGCCCAAAAAAAGTATTAGTCATCGGTTCTTCTAGTGGATATGGTCTATCTTCACGTATCGCTGCCGCATTTGGTAGTGGCGCTGCAACTCTGGGTGTTTTTTTTGAAAAGCCGGGAACAGAGAGAAAACCTGGTACAGCCGGTTGGTACAACTCGGCCGCATTCGATAAATTTGCTAAAGCCGAAGGTCTATACTCTAAGAGTATCAATGGCGATGCATTCAGCCACGAAGCCAAACAAAAGGCGATCGATATAATCAAAGCCGATTTAGGCCAGATTGATATGGTTGTATATTCTCTCGCCTCTCCGGTTCGAAAGTTACCCGACTCAGGGGAGCTTATTCGCTCATCACTTAAGCCTATTGGTGAAACTTATACGGCAACGGCTGTTGATACCAATAAAGACTTAATCATTGCAACAAGCGTAGAACCTGCAACGGAACAAGAGATCCAAGATACAGTAACCGTCATGGGCGGTGAAGATTGGGAACTTTGGCTAGCGGCCCTTTCAGATGCAGGCGTACTCGCCGATGGCTGTAAGACTGTTGCTTACAGCTATATCGGAACCGAGCTGACTTGGCCTATCTACTGGAATGGTGCACTAGGCAAAGCCAAGATGGACTTAGACCGTGCAGCTAAAGCTTTGGATGAGAAACTATCAACAAAAGGTGGTAGCGCCAATGTCGCCGTACTTAAGAGTGTAGTGACCCAAGCCAGCTCAGCCATTCCGGTGATGCCTCTGTATATTGCCATGGTCTTTAAAAAGATGCGTGAAGAGGGCTTACACGAAGGTTGTATGGAACAGATCAACCGCATGTTTGCAGAACGCTTATACCGTGAAGACGGTCAAGCACCTCAAGTCGATGACACCAACCGCCTTCGCCTGGATGATTGGGAATTGCGTGAAGAGATCCAGCAGCATTGCCGTGACCTCTGGCCATCGGTAACAACCGAAAACCTGAGCGAGCTGACCGATTATCGCGAATATAAAGAAGAGTTCTTGAAGCTGTTTGGTTTCGGAGTCGAAAATGTTAACTACGAAGCCGATGTTAACCCTGAGGTTAATTTCGATGTAGAGCAGTTTTAA